DNA from Dermacentor albipictus isolate Rhodes 1998 colony unplaced genomic scaffold, USDA_Dalb.pri_finalv2 scaffold_17, whole genome shotgun sequence:
CCTTTATTCACTTACAGTAATGCACATCATTATGACATGTCCACATACTGCAACACAGAGACGGTAGCTTTTATAGAATCTCtaacttacacatacctttacaccccgccTAAATAGTCGGAGATGAACCGCTAGTAGTGCCCCTCACTGATTTGTGCAGCGTTTTAGAagaaactttgtttttgcacagaCAATAAAGTAACGCAGCTTTCGCTGCTTTAACATTTGATTTAttaatatcttgtggctggcgcagcatggcctttgTCGCTTTcacgccattaaacccgaattaactaactatTCTAAATAAGTGATTGAAGGTCACATGACATGAATTTTTGTTTGGCGGTGTGAGGAGCACGACAGTACTGTTATTCCACAGGCTGGTATTTCATCCAAGACGGGGCGTGCCCCTGAACTTTGCATTCTTAAAGAGCCAttactttttatttttcaatGCGTGTAGCGATCTGTGGAACGAACCATGGTTTACATAAATTCGTTTTAAACGAGATACGTGGTATGTGCGCCTGAACCAAATCAGTTAGTTTCTGCTGGAAAAGAGACCAGTTTTCCGGCACTGAGCGAGAGGAGAACGGTTGAAGGAAGGATTTGCACAAGATTTCAAGGCCGGGGTTAATAGCTCCAAAGTTTGCTTTGTTATAGTTGAGAATACGTTTTTGTAAAACGTTACGCGAACAGGCAGGTATGTCGAGTACAACAGGCAAAGCAAGTGGTCACTAAACGCAGTGCTATACTGTAAGGAGGTTACGTTATCGGGCGCAGATGTGAAAGTAAGGTCTAAAGTGTTCGCTTGAAGTGTGGCTTCGTAAAGAAGTTGAGTAAGTGAGAAGTCAAGGGTCAATTGATTGAAATCGCGAGTGGTATTTGAGCGTCACGTTAGGTCTGTCCAATCCGCGTCAGGGcaattgaagtcgccaaaaaagttAATTGTAGCTTTGGGAAATTCACGTTGGAAAGAGGCAAGGTTATTGTAAAGATCGGAAACAAAGGAAGCAGAATTATCTGGTAGTGGGTAGCACGCACCGAAGGGAGATTGAGAAGCAATGATGCAATGCAGACCCATAGAATTTCCAATGGGCTGCTGACATCAACAGGGAAACtggaaaagtgtttttttttatagcgATGACCACGCCTCCACCTCTTCCACTATATCGGTCTTTCCGATATATGGTATATTCATCTGTGTCCCCTAGTACTTCAGAGTTTGCAATATCTGTATGAAGCCAGGTTTCCGTTAGCAGTAGAATGTCGGTCACTATTATCTAAATGGGAACATAGTTATATCCGCTTTGGAATGAGGCTTCGCACATTAGTAAATGACACGGATAAGTTTGTTACTGCGGCGGCGCGTGAGGTTAAGCGTTTAACGGATGGACATTGTTTATATGGCCGCGCCAGTTATAGGAGGGTAATTACCCTACGGTATCGGTTGCAGCATCGTACGTGTACACTGAATTGTCCATTCGCTTTCGGTCAACAGTGAGCTTGCATGTGGCGTTTTTTGATCTTGCAAACTCCAGCAGTTTCTTTTTAGCTATGTGTAATTCAAGAGAGAAATCCTCGCGTATGGCTTATGCGCTATCTTTGAGCTTGAAACACTTTTCTATAACGCGCTGCTTATCTTTGAAAACTGCAAACTTGACGATGATAGGTCTGCATTTTTGGTCGTGGCATCCACCCAGGCGGAGCACTCGGTCGATTTGAGGTGATGCTAACGAGATGTCAAAGTATTTAGAGCAGACtgtaaggattgggaggtcaatcccaccgttcgtaaccagttctCAAGATTGGTGTCgcgcatgaattagatggtagctgacccatgtcgtcgtccaacttatccacgctgagggcgTTGTTGAAgcgaaggactgcttctcatcgagaacgaggaatatgggattatTTACAGTATGTaaataaggacgttgcagttcatcagtctagcatgactgcgagagaaagtacgctgagcagccgcacaacagcggtttataaacatttagtcctccctcgatcccaaggtgagggaaacgttcggctaggcaccgtagacgagccgcctctttGTGCCAGGGCTTACACatacacacttccgcacaggttcacggtccccaacagAAGTCAGATggccttcgcagaactcggggctgacgtcaggaacggtgcgtgggaaggggcctcgaactacgatccctcggggactcccttgttcacagcagaccgggtcggcggtggcgtgttccgtcacaaagcctggttcgtcgaactcatcttggcaatcccgcgacgcagagtggcggacgcGACGTATTGTCCTTGGTACACAGTGGACTTAGTGACGCCATTTGGCTTTCCAGGAATAGTCGACGCCGCTGTCGCACCTAGCTGGCAAAACTTgtacctcagcgggccgttcttaataAGATGTGGACAAAGATTCTGATGGGTAATCGGGAATTCCAAATAATAACAAATGTGAATGATGTAGTCTGTTTTCCGCATCGTCACAAGGTTGTTCAATAGATTTCACTTTGCCAAAAACGTTATGCGTAGTATCTGCTGATTGGAACGATGTGGCCACGAGGTTCGTTTTTAAGGCGACGGTGTCGGCTTCTGTTCGAAAGCTGTTGAAGTTCTGTGACAACGGAAGGGGGGCTTGCCAGTGCTTGAGCGCTTCTAAGTCTTTTGAAATGGCGTTTTCACCGGCTTCCATCCGTTGAACAGTCTCTTACCACTTCGAAAGTGTTGAACTCGTGTCGGGCCCATGGTTATTTTCAACGTCGACCGAGAGGACTAGAAGTGGGTTACATAAATAAAACGTAAGGCGATATTTGCACTGATCAAAAACATGACGCCAATCAATAACACTACTCATTAACATTCTTTTCCATTAGTCACTGTCACACTGTTCAACATTCACCGGCTTATTGAACGGTGCGGTGGGCGCTAACATTCCCATATTTCTGTTTCTACGTGGACTTCGAGGTCAGTCGCCTACGTGCCCACCCACCTGTTTGTTGTGGTGGTCTCTTAGCTTCCCAAGCCTAGCATCTCCGTCTTTAATATATTCCACCCTGCGCAAATCAGCGTTCTCTCTCGAAAATTTGCCCGCGTCGGAATTGGTTCATATAGTGTGTATACATGGAAGGAGTGTTGCAGAGAGGAATGaagacgcgagaaactcgttgaACCTTTGCACTGCGTCGAATATGCGCAACGCCCTCGGAAGCTCCCTGGGCATCGATCGCCACAGCCTTCTTACAGCTGTAGTTATCCGTGACCCCCTGCAAAACCACtacagaaattgcagcgcttacctttctactataCCCAGTCGTGATAGAGAAGAGGCATGAGAaagggtagaaccgacgcagtcgcgaaacgagtgattaacggccttgccactcttcgcttgcAGTTCCCAtcaaagtgggggggggggaggacaggGAAAAGGTGACGTCAGAAGGCATGGAAACGCTGCTATTGTCGACACGACAGCGGTTGTGGGTAAACTGGATAAACTGAAGTTCTAGATACGGTGACACGAGAACCCCCTCTTTCCACTTCGGACTTTTCCTTACATCCATGTCGCTCTTTcggagcccacctcctgaaaGTTTCAATTCCGTCGaaaagagtgggggggggggggcttccaCCCCTCTCCTTCCGCAACGCCAATGGAATGTACATGGTAAAGATGGAAAAGACGCTAGAAAGACTCAATATCAgctttaaagggctcctcaccagatCTGGCCAGTTTGAGCTTACAGgccagagcatacaatgcgcggcaacgatcgtgtctgcaaagtagtacatcgctacgcgccgcggaaagacctgaaatttcaaactgaacgctgttttcctttcttctcgtggtcgccgtgctccaagccggacgatgacgtacacgtgctagtgcgcatACGTACACGTGTTTGTGATGTGATGTCGCTTGTGCTGACACGTGactcgagaattattcaaggcaagatCTGTTGTTTGTGTAATGTGTAGCTTGAACAGACGAATTAAAGCTGAGAAAAATACTAATACACATAgactgaatgtctgcatgttaTTGCTTTTCTTCGCACGACAGCAAGacagatgtacttccatttcgtctgcttgttcccacgtcgtgcagtcgcgcacgCAGGCACCAAAACtctcattttctaccgtgttccgccgcgggatcatgctctgtgatccgcctGTCTGCCTCagcattcgtgtagcactgacttatgccgctagtcaggtgtcctcgtgtaCAGCGCGCAAAGTCTCGCGCGGCGCGAAacaagacaatcacaacagctcgcgcgcgaagccgtcagcggaagtgcgccgctccacaaaaaagttagaaaaaaaaaatgaagtcggggcccgtgacgtattcgtcacgcgatcctcgaggtccggtatgggaaaAAGTGCAGAGAGAGACtggcttggcagtggagctcgcctcctgaaatcaggGGTTATAGGCGCTGAactatttctatctcggctattattgagccgatttgaaaaatgtttgatGCAAAACTCTCCCTAGTGGACACGTAAGAACGTTCAGCGTATAATCGAAATTTCCTGTATGGCCTGGTGAAGGGGCCCTTTACCCTCTCACACAAACAAGCGGGCACAATAGTTGAGCAGCAGCTTTCAGATTTATTtcatgcggatgacattgtgttgcttgctaacaagcaaatatgcaacgtctggctgatatcAGTATACAAGAAGGTGAGAAGTTAGGATTAAATTTTGGAGTTTAAAAATACGGTTTTAGAGTcttcagtgaaaacagtgaacaaacagtgttgTTACAAGGACGGGAAATACCTCGAGTAAAAGTATACAAATATTTTGGTGTATAGATAAACAAAGGCGATATCTGGAGACACTGAAAAAATAGCAAAAAGATGACAAATACGGCCATAATGAAATACAGAGCGCTATGAGGATACAATAAGTGCGAGATGCTCCGGGGTATTTGGAAAAGACTTACATTTGGAATTgcgtttgtttgcttgaagtcaggggtacaattaggactcgatggcaaccaaaggtcagtgggacgcctcgcattgggcgctcacgggaagactacagatGAAGCTATGCAgcgtgatatgggctggacaactTTTGAATTGAGTGAAGCTCCCAGTACAATtggttatgaagaacgactgaggaatatggaagaaagtaaatgggtatAAGGGTGCTGtggtatatttacaagaaaacaTTGATTGATGGTGGAAGAAAACAACtacgaagcttaccagcaagtatgcggcctgtagggtgagaaAGCCAGCTACAGAGAACGTAAAAAGGAAAGTCAGAggggctgaaataatctcgtgggtagcggcaatggaaaataatcttgccatgagcaactacttaagagaaaaaaacgaaaactacAAAGAactaatttatgataactcaaagggaagctcagtacttttcgaagcgagatcatgatgccttagaacacgcacctaaaaAGCGAGATACAGGAAGGaaggagaagcatgtgcttgctgctttaaagctagggaaacgatggagcatgttttattagaatgtgaagatatcttctcagcggtcgatttaggcactactggcctccttgGGCTCAGCGAAAGCAGGGGGCaagtaaacatgtccgtaatagaggttagtaagaggcgattggaagattgggggaagaaaagtaggcaaacgaaaagaaaaacggagacgtaaaaaacaaagttcacattgggggacagaaaatttggttatgcgAATTCATcgttagttttctttttcttttttaacctaggtaggacattaggcagtgtaatagcaagagcttggtggcgcagccaaCCGCCCCGTACCACAGGGGACTATcttaacatccatccatccaacactGAACATTCCCTTGGGCTTCGTCCTGTAGGTAATGCTCCGGGATTTCAGTTATTCCTGGCATTACCGCTAAAAGCTAAAGACAAGACATGAGGACCAAGCTCCTTGTAGTAGTTCTTTGGCTCAATAAAGTTGTATACAAGCCTTTgcgttgcatttgttttacgttGGCAACATATGTTAAGAATCCAGCAACCAACTATTCCGTCTAGCATCATGTGCCGCGAGCGGCCAATCACGTGTCAATTTTGCCGTGTATTCTAGGCCATCTTTCACGCACGGAAAAACACTTATCTAGCACGTATTGACCAACAAATAGTTGTAACGGGAGTTTTCCATGTTCTTCTactattttctcattgacacttttaatctgaTTTAATAATTACGAAATTGATTATTTAAGACCAATTATgttattaggcggaatgaaaaaaaatattctgagtaACTCGAAGCAACGCAAACATTGCCTTGGTtgggtccagctacgtggtatttgcatatttttaacgtTTCGCTCAAGTTTCGCGGAGGGagtgagtaaaaactttattgaggtctaGTAATTGTGTTCCTCTGCGACTAGGGTGGATTCTTCAGGGGAGCCTTCCTCCTTGTGACTCCCCCGGAGGTCTTCACCCGCTGCTTTGTCCGCCCTCTATCGCAATGGTAAgctgccctcagtccagggctgcGCTGGCTTTTGCTGTCCGTCGTGCACGCCGTACTAGACCTAGCTGgtcttcgcagcggtcgctggaCCATAgttcctcccattgctccgcacttgcgTGTGATATGATTGAGACTGGGTCAGTTTGTTGACATGCCCATGTTATGTAGTATAATCTGGGTTTCTCATTGCACCATGGATATTTGTCCCTCTATGGGGGGGGGTGCATCTTACTTAGCACGGTAAGGTTAGGGTAGGACCCTGTTTGTAGTTGCCTCCATGCGACAGCTTCTTTCCTGCTAAGGAACTGGTGGGGTGGAGGGTATCTCTTCCTACTGGCTCTGTAACTGTCTAAAATGGCCGAGTACTCTCGCGGTTCAGGCGTGGGTTCCTCGAGCCTGTCGACGTTGGACACTCGGTAATTAGTATACTCTCTAGCTATCCTGTCcacctcttggttccctgccacccCCGGGTGTCGCGGTACCCATATGATCTTGTGTTTGCTTCATGTGGTTCTGTGCCTGTTTGTTGTTGTTTCACGGTCTACTGAGCAGAGTATGCGGAGTACTCGGTGACTGATTCTGCCATGCAAGTGGTTGCGGCAGGCGGTTTGTAAATACGAGAGTATCTTTAGCGACTGTCCGATACGATATCCCTCCTGTGCCGCTAGAGCAATGGCCACTTTttcagcctcgactaccgtgcagtcctgtagCGAACGCTGGTTCTCTGTCGTAGTGCCGAGTCGACTATCGTTGCTGCTGCATTCTTGGCTCCCCTTTTTCTGGTCTATATGGCTGCGTCCACATACACTTTTGTCGTTTCGGGAGCGTAAGTTTTCTGGAGGTATTCGGCCGCTGCCTCCATGCGACCTTTatggaggttggggtccatgttcctTGGCATTACTGCTATTTTAAGTGTGCTGCGGTACTAGTCCGCACAGCTTCGGTCCTCGATATTTCCCGTATCGGCTCAATGTATCCGAGTATCTGGAGGAGAGCTCGGCCCCTGGTTGTCTGCTCTGTAGTCTGCACATGTGGGCCGTGAGTTGTGCTTCTCTTAGTTCTGCAAGCGTGTTCTACAGTCCCATAGCTTGGAGGTTTTTCGGCTGAGGTGTTTCGGGGTCATCGGAGCGCAGTTTTGTACACCTTGCCTATTATAGAATCCACCTGTTGGATTTCGCTCTTGCTGTGGCTGGGGTACGGGAGGCTATATGTCATTCCGCTGTCCACCAAACTTCTAACTAGCTTGAGTGCGTCTTCTTCTCGCCAGCCATGCTGTCTGTTCAAGACTCGAGTGATCACGCCTGCGATTTGCGATTGTTGATGCCGTTAGTAGCGTAAGGAACAGCACTAGTTTGACTGTAGCCACGTCCCTAGGATTCGTATGATTTTTCTGGCATTATGACACACCACCAGGGCATCCATGTCTTCGAGCACGCCAGCGGTAAGACCAACTCAGCATACCGCAGTCAGTACGattctatttgtaccagaactcgctaccgacaacctgaggcgactcaacagacaGTCCGTATCGGTGCAACTTAAAGCCATGGCGCCAAATCAGATAGCAGACGTTAGAGTCAACACACGAAAAAATGTTGGCTATCGACGTCACACATGAGACTGTGCTGAGAAATTTTACTACATTTACAGAACTAGGTGGCGTTAAGCTCCGCTCGTACATTCCCCAGAACAGTGGTTCAACTACTGGTGTCGtctacgacgtggacgtctccatctcaAGCGCCGACTTGCCGATCCTAGTGAAGCctgccgttgatggcgtcgccataacacatgtgtatcgcctcggcacatcccgctgtgtgaaaattataTTCAAGGGCGAGACTCTCCCTTCGCACGTCAAGGTAGGCCACTTTAGACACCCTGTGCAACCATTCATCCCAAGGCCACTGCAATGCCGTAATTGTATGAGACTGGGACACGTGAGTGCggtgtgcgagaacacgagagtttgctcacgctgcagcgagccccacgctgcagacttGTGCAGTCATGGTTCTCTAATGCACCAATTGCCATGAGTCCCATGATGCTCCCTCGAAGGACTGCCccgaaatgaagaaggaaaaggcgatcttgaagcagatggcgtgagaccattcgtctcgtcGAGAAGCTGTTGCGGCAGTaagaaagcgacgctcccgaggccgccggacttcaaagaacgctgataCCTCTATGAAGAGTACGTCCCATCCGACATCACCCCCTCCTCGGCCCCCTAGGCCTGGGGCAATTCAATCTAAATCGGACAaggccatggcggagaacaatacaacttggtcctcactactaaagcaacagccaaagccagaacaacagcggaagccgaagccacagctgatgccgcagccgatgccacagtcgGTGGCCCGGCCGATGCCACATCTGGAAgagatgccacagccggaggcgataccgcagccgatgccacagccggaggcgATGCCGCAGCTGATGCCACAACCCGAgccggagccacgtcaagtgatacagctgcaCACGGCTGTAGAGCGAATAGCGtgggttcctgacaaattgcccgaagaatacCGGCAAGTCGTTATGATGCTCCGGTCCCTGATGAATACCCTTCGAATACTCTTAAATAACatgcacactccgtcagcgcgaagtgcaatgcaagtgctggatgctctcaattcagtacttgcaactcttgagtaagcatcatggttcacccgcatcattatattcgcactgaagtcagaacggcCGGGGCTTAGCTTAAAATATACTGCCACGTaatgcaacgtactgctgacgcccaccagatccttggtcttcactggtaacttcaacgtgcatcaccagctatgaaccaccaagactgacggcagcctaacgtatcgacggagcacttgctttgacttgactgatttccaagcacttcgctgcgtgcacagacagtgttccctctatcccgctttctttctttttgttccccctttcccttcccccagtgtagggtagcaaaccggacgctcgtctggttgacctccctgcctttcctctctttgctctctctctttctggcaTCGGTGTTTTTTCCAGGTAGACCTTAAGTCGCAGCTCTTCACTGGTCGGGAACATTCGGTTTTGTTTTCCGCTCCATAGACGCAGGAGCTCTTAATTTGCAGTCGATCGCTCGCTAGTCCTATTTCTTTAACGAAGTTTTCAACAGAGGTGGACGCTTTAtagcttctcttctttttcgccGAGTGAGACCGTCTTGGTCCATATGGTGATGTGGTTGGCAGAAGTTGTGTGTTGTATGCCGCCAATTTCCCATAGTGTTCGTGCCAGTTAGGTCGTTGCCACGTTCAATAGCGTGGGCGAGATGACTGACCCTTGCGGTGTTCTCTTGTTAGGCTTTTGAAACTTCTCCGACCGAAGTTTTCCCATGCCTATGGTTGCCGTTCTGTTTGACAGAAAAGCCTTGACGTAGCCGTCAATCCTTCCTCCGCATTTCAGGTCGTCCAAACCCGTGAGGGTTGCTTTGTGGCTTACATTGTCGAATGCCCCTTTGATGTCTAGggccattattatgttttcttcCTACCTTGGAACTTTCTGGAGTACTTCATATATTTCGAGGAGTGCGTCCGGTGTTGATAGCTTTGTTCTGAAGCCGAATTTTGTGTGGGGAACTATTTCTTTGTCTTGCATTTAATTTTGTAGCCTTTGGGTTACTACTCGCTCGTACAACTTCCCCAGGCATGATGTAAGCGAGATTGGTCTGAGGCTTCTATTTGGGGTTTCTTGCCTGGCTTAGGTATCATTACCACTT
Protein-coding regions in this window:
- the LOC139052041 gene encoding uncharacterized protein UU046-like, with protein sequence MKSTSHPTSPPPRPPRPGAIQSKSDKAMAENNTTWSSLLKQQPKPEQQRKPKPQLMPQPMPQSVARPMPHLEEMPQPEAIPQPMPQPEAMPQLMPQPEPEPRQVIQLHTAVERIAWVPDKLPEEYRQVVMMLRSLMNTLRILLNNMHTPSARSAMQVLDALNSVLATLE